In the genome of Rhodoplanes sp. Z2-YC6860, one region contains:
- a CDS encoding glycosyltransferase family 4 protein, which yields MKIAQVAPLFESVPPQLYGGTERVVSYLTEELVRQGHEVTLFASGDSITTANLVSCCPRALRLDGGVRDAIPHLMVMLDKVRERALDFDVVHFHVDYFHLPFFRDVPMLTTLHGRQDLADHMPFYHRFHDLPFVSISDAQRKPLPQAKFVATVYHGLPLDLHAPNLGPPGNYLAFLGRVSPEKRPDRAIAIARAAGMPLKIAAKVDKADEDYFHGVIEPLLDGADVEFVGEINERIKTEFLGQAKALLFPIDWPEPFGLVMIEAMACGTPVLAFKSGSVPEIIDEGVTGRVVCSTEEALKVLPDVLALDRSAVRQRFEERFSSARMASDYVEVYRAIATRVIRPDPSIYRTSLTGMPSFIAAAEERRQRIG from the coding sequence ATGAAGATCGCCCAAGTTGCTCCCTTGTTCGAGAGCGTGCCGCCCCAACTCTACGGTGGAACTGAGCGTGTAGTCTCGTACCTGACTGAAGAACTCGTCAGGCAAGGTCACGAGGTTACGCTCTTTGCTAGCGGCGACTCAATCACGACCGCAAATCTTGTTTCGTGCTGTCCTCGCGCCCTGCGGCTCGATGGGGGCGTACGCGATGCGATCCCCCATTTAATGGTGATGCTCGACAAGGTGCGTGAGCGCGCATTGGATTTCGACGTTGTGCACTTCCACGTCGACTATTTCCACCTCCCATTCTTTCGCGATGTTCCAATGCTGACCACGTTACACGGTAGGCAGGACTTGGCGGACCATATGCCTTTCTACCATCGGTTCCACGATCTGCCATTCGTGTCGATTTCGGATGCGCAGCGTAAGCCGCTTCCCCAGGCCAAATTTGTGGCCACGGTCTATCATGGACTCCCCTTGGACCTTCACGCGCCGAATCTAGGTCCACCAGGGAATTATCTTGCCTTCCTTGGGCGTGTGTCGCCCGAAAAGAGGCCGGATCGCGCGATCGCTATCGCGCGGGCCGCCGGCATGCCACTGAAAATCGCCGCCAAGGTCGACAAGGCCGATGAAGACTATTTCCACGGCGTGATTGAGCCTTTGCTCGACGGTGCCGACGTCGAGTTCGTTGGCGAAATCAACGAGCGTATCAAAACGGAGTTTCTAGGCCAGGCGAAGGCACTACTGTTCCCGATCGATTGGCCGGAGCCGTTTGGACTCGTAATGATCGAAGCCATGGCTTGCGGTACCCCAGTGCTCGCCTTTAAGAGCGGATCCGTGCCTGAAATTATCGATGAAGGGGTGACTGGGCGCGTCGTATGCTCGACGGAAGAGGCATTAAAGGTGTTACCGGACGTGCTTGCCCTTGATCGGTCCGCTGTCCGCCAACGATTCGAAGAGCGCTTCTCGTCAGCACGCATGGCTTCAGATTACGTAGAAGTTTACCGGGCTATTGCGACACGGGTCATTCGACCGGATCCGTCTATCTATCGAACCTCTCTCACCGGGATGCCAAGCTTCATTGCTGCGGCGGAGGAACGGCGACAGAGAATCGGTTGA
- the glgX gene encoding glycogen debranching protein GlgX yields the protein MSHEIKEGSPATLGANWDGTGTNFALFSANASKVELCLFDSSGQRETDRIELPEYTDQIFHAYISDVPPGTFYGYRVHGSYEPQAGHRFNPNKLLLDPYARAHAGRLRWDASLFGYKMESGDDATFDDRDSAAFMPKCVVVDADFDWKGEPGRQFVPWRHTVLYETHVKGFTKRHPAVSENRRGTYAGLGTKEVIDYVKSLGVSSVELLPVHTFIDDSQLIEKGLANYWGYNTIGFFAPDPRYAADVPNSLREFKEMVARFHEAGLEVILDVVYNHTAEGNERGPTLSFKGIDNATYYRLMPDQQRYYINDTGTGNTVNLSNMAVIRMVTDSLRYWAQEMHIDGFRFDLGTILAREPHGFDEHSGFLKAVGQDPVLRSIKLIAEPWDCGPGGYQVGCFPPGWTEWNDKFRDTIRDFWRGQALPSALAPRLSGSGDLFNHEGRRAWASVNFVTAHDGFTLNDVVSYDSKHNDANGEGNKDGSSDNRSWNCGAEGPTDDDVINELRCRQIRNMLATLLFAQGTPMLLAGDEFGRTQGGNNNAYCQDSDISWLDWTIEGKGQDLIQFTKKVVGLRRQYPILRRTRFLTGAYNEELAVKDVSWIKANGQELNDDDWRDTNLKCFGMLMDGRAQPTGIHTRGRDDTLLLILNSYHDVVTFTLPKAPAGSGWSLLLDTNAPELPKSDFAFDAAYEVTGRSLLLLALNAQS from the coding sequence GTGTCCCACGAGATTAAAGAAGGTTCGCCAGCCACGCTTGGCGCAAACTGGGATGGCACAGGGACAAATTTTGCCCTTTTTTCCGCTAACGCCAGCAAGGTTGAGTTATGTCTGTTTGACTCATCCGGTCAGCGCGAAACTGATCGGATCGAACTACCTGAGTACACCGATCAGATTTTCCACGCGTACATTTCGGATGTGCCTCCGGGCACCTTTTATGGCTATCGCGTGCACGGCTCATACGAGCCTCAAGCGGGCCATCGCTTCAATCCTAACAAGCTACTACTCGATCCCTACGCGCGTGCTCACGCTGGGCGTTTGCGGTGGGATGCTTCCCTGTTCGGCTATAAAATGGAGTCGGGGGATGATGCCACGTTCGATGATCGCGACAGCGCGGCATTCATGCCCAAGTGCGTCGTAGTCGATGCTGATTTCGATTGGAAGGGTGAACCAGGCCGCCAATTCGTACCGTGGCGACATACGGTTCTGTATGAAACACACGTCAAGGGATTTACCAAACGTCACCCGGCTGTGTCCGAAAATCGGCGCGGCACTTACGCCGGCCTCGGGACCAAAGAGGTCATCGATTACGTCAAGTCATTGGGTGTGTCGTCGGTCGAGCTGCTGCCGGTGCACACCTTCATCGATGACAGCCAACTCATTGAGAAGGGCTTGGCCAATTACTGGGGCTACAACACCATCGGCTTTTTTGCGCCGGACCCGCGCTATGCGGCGGACGTCCCGAACAGCTTGCGCGAATTCAAGGAAATGGTCGCGCGCTTCCATGAGGCTGGGCTCGAGGTCATTCTGGATGTCGTTTACAACCATACGGCCGAAGGCAACGAGCGAGGACCCACACTCTCGTTTAAGGGGATCGACAACGCGACGTACTATCGACTGATGCCCGATCAGCAGCGCTACTACATCAACGACACCGGCACTGGAAACACTGTCAATCTCAGCAATATGGCGGTCATTCGAATGGTGACCGACAGCCTGCGCTACTGGGCGCAAGAAATGCACATCGATGGCTTCCGCTTCGACCTCGGCACCATTCTGGCGCGCGAACCCCATGGCTTTGATGAGCACAGCGGCTTTCTCAAAGCCGTCGGCCAGGACCCCGTGCTCCGCTCCATCAAACTGATCGCTGAACCTTGGGACTGTGGCCCGGGCGGCTATCAGGTTGGTTGCTTTCCGCCGGGGTGGACTGAGTGGAATGACAAATTCCGCGACACCATTCGCGATTTCTGGCGAGGCCAGGCGCTTCCCAGTGCGCTCGCACCGAGGCTTTCCGGCTCCGGCGATTTGTTCAACCATGAAGGACGACGCGCGTGGGCGAGCGTGAATTTTGTCACGGCCCATGATGGCTTCACCCTCAACGATGTCGTGAGCTACGATAGTAAGCATAACGACGCGAATGGCGAAGGCAACAAGGACGGTAGTTCGGACAATCGCTCGTGGAATTGTGGTGCCGAAGGCCCGACGGACGATGATGTAATCAACGAGCTTCGCTGTCGCCAGATCCGAAATATGCTGGCCACGCTATTGTTCGCGCAAGGCACGCCAATGCTGCTCGCTGGAGATGAATTCGGCCGAACGCAAGGCGGCAACAACAATGCGTATTGCCAAGATAGCGACATCAGTTGGTTGGATTGGACAATCGAAGGAAAAGGCCAAGACCTTATCCAGTTTACAAAGAAGGTTGTTGGGCTACGCCGTCAGTATCCCATTCTGCGTCGCACACGCTTTCTTACCGGCGCCTATAACGAGGAACTTGCCGTAAAGGATGTGAGCTGGATCAAAGCCAATGGCCAAGAACTCAATGACGACGATTGGCGCGACACCAACCTCAAATGCTTTGGCATGCTCATGGATGGTCGCGCACAGCCCACTGGTATTCATACGCGCGGCAGAGACGACACTTTGCTGTTGATCTTGAACAGCTACCACGATGTGGTGACGTTCACTCTGCCCAAAGCTCCCGCTGGTTCGGGTTGGTCACTTTTGCTGGACACAAATGCGCCTGAGTTGCCAAAGTCCGATTTTGCGTTTGACGCCGCCTATGAAGTCACGGGGCGGTCACTGTTGCTGCTAGCATTAAACGCGCAATCATAG